One stretch of Amycolatopsis sp. NBC_00345 DNA includes these proteins:
- the iolD gene encoding 3D-(3,5/4)-trihydroxycyclohexane-1,2-dione acylhydrolase (decyclizing), translating to MRLTTAQALVRFLANQYSERDGVEQRLIPGCFGIFGHGNVAGVGQALLQAAETGEADLPYYLARNEQGMVHAAAAYAKTRDRLAAFACTASTGPGSTNMITGAALATTNRLPVLLLPSDMFATRGPDPVLQQLEDTRGGDVTVNDAFRPVSKYFDRVTRPEQLVPAALAAMRVLTDPAETGAVTLCLPQDVQAEAYDWPEEFFRRRVWSIGRPVPEPAALDRAVALLRTARKPLIVAGGGAVYSQATEQLRAFAEATGIPVADTHAGKGAVQWDHPCAVGGLGSTGTAAANALAAEADVVLGIGTRYSDFTTASHTVFGNPDVAFVNLNVARLDAVKHSAVPLIADARAGLEALSGKLGGWQVDEAYRTRTWLLAEDWKRTTDACFAGEQSTGRLPAQTEILGALNDLVDDRDVVINAAGSMPGDLQMLWRARDPKAYNVEYAYSCMGYEVAAGLGTKLAAPDREVFVLVGDGSYLMMAQEIVTMISERLKVIVVLVQNHGFASIGSLSESLGSQRFGTQYRYRGSEGRLDGGVLPVDLAANAASLGADVLTASTVDGFRSAVEKAKASTRTTVVHVETDLYGPNPPGSGWWDVPVSEVSELDSTRRAREDYAAAKRGQRHYL from the coding sequence ATGAGGCTCACCACCGCCCAGGCCCTCGTGCGTTTCCTGGCGAATCAGTACAGCGAGCGGGACGGCGTCGAGCAGCGGCTCATCCCGGGCTGTTTCGGCATCTTCGGGCACGGCAACGTCGCCGGCGTCGGCCAGGCCCTGCTCCAAGCGGCCGAGACCGGTGAAGCGGACCTGCCGTACTACCTGGCGCGCAACGAGCAGGGCATGGTCCACGCGGCGGCCGCCTACGCCAAGACCCGCGACCGGCTGGCGGCTTTCGCCTGCACGGCGTCCACCGGGCCCGGTTCGACCAACATGATCACCGGCGCCGCGCTGGCCACCACCAACCGGCTCCCGGTGCTGCTCCTGCCGAGCGACATGTTCGCCACCCGCGGCCCCGACCCGGTGCTGCAGCAGCTGGAGGACACCCGCGGCGGGGACGTGACGGTCAACGACGCCTTCCGCCCGGTGTCGAAGTACTTCGACCGGGTCACCCGCCCGGAACAGCTGGTCCCGGCCGCGCTCGCCGCGATGCGCGTGCTCACCGACCCGGCGGAGACCGGCGCGGTGACGCTGTGCCTGCCGCAGGACGTGCAGGCCGAGGCCTACGACTGGCCCGAGGAGTTCTTCCGCCGCCGCGTCTGGTCCATTGGCCGTCCGGTGCCCGAGCCCGCGGCACTGGACCGGGCCGTCGCCTTGCTGCGGACCGCGCGCAAGCCGCTGATCGTCGCGGGCGGGGGAGCGGTGTACTCGCAGGCGACCGAGCAGCTGCGGGCGTTCGCCGAGGCGACCGGCATCCCGGTCGCGGACACCCACGCGGGCAAGGGCGCGGTCCAGTGGGATCACCCGTGCGCCGTCGGCGGTCTCGGCTCGACCGGCACGGCGGCGGCGAACGCGCTGGCCGCCGAGGCGGACGTCGTGCTCGGCATCGGCACCCGGTACAGCGACTTCACCACCGCCAGCCACACCGTCTTCGGCAACCCGGACGTCGCGTTCGTGAACCTGAACGTCGCCCGGCTGGACGCGGTCAAGCACTCGGCGGTCCCGTTGATCGCCGACGCCAGGGCCGGCCTCGAGGCCCTGTCCGGAAAACTCGGCGGCTGGCAGGTCGACGAGGCCTACCGGACGCGTACGTGGCTGCTCGCCGAGGACTGGAAGCGGACCACCGACGCCTGTTTCGCCGGAGAACAGAGCACCGGCCGGCTGCCCGCGCAGACGGAGATCCTGGGCGCCCTGAACGACTTGGTCGACGACCGGGACGTGGTGATCAACGCGGCCGGATCGATGCCCGGCGACCTCCAGATGCTCTGGCGCGCCCGGGATCCCAAGGCGTACAACGTCGAATACGCCTACTCCTGCATGGGCTACGAGGTCGCGGCCGGGCTCGGCACCAAGCTGGCCGCGCCGGACCGTGAAGTGTTCGTGCTGGTCGGCGACGGCTCGTACCTGATGATGGCCCAGGAGATCGTCACGATGATCTCGGAGCGGCTCAAGGTGATCGTGGTGCTCGTGCAGAACCACGGGTTCGCTTCGATCGGCTCCCTGTCGGAATCCCTGGGCTCGCAACGCTTCGGCACCCAGTACCGCTATCGCGGCTCGGAAGGCCGGCTCGACGGCGGGGTGCTGCCGGTCGACCTGGCGGCCAACGCGGCCAGCCTCGGCGCCGACGTGCTCACCGCGTCCACCGTGGACGGGTTCCGCAGCGCCGTCGAGAAGGCCAAGGCCTCGACGCGGACCACTGTGGTGCACGTGGAGACCGATCTGTACGGCCCCAACCCGCCGGGATCCGGCTGGTGGGACGTCCCGGTGAGCGAAGTGTCCGAACTGGACAGCACCCGCCGGGCCCGCGAAGACTACGCGGCCGCCAAGCGCGGTCAGCGGCACTATCTCTAG
- a CDS encoding Cgl0159 family (beta/alpha)8-fold protein — protein MSETVSRIVTTRIQDPGAIAEAAARRVKAKSVLGDNGRAMVIAADHPARGANAVGGDPSAMADRGELLDRLCVALERPGVTGVLGTADILEDLLLLGVLDGKSVFGSMNRGGLAGSSFEIDDRFTGYDAEAIAAMGFDGGKMLTRIALDDPATASVLENSARAVDELNDRELIAMVEPFLSHWADGRVRNDLTPDAVIKSITIASGLGRRTARTWLKLPVVDDMERVLASSTLPVLLLGGEVKDADAAFTAWQRALALPTVQGLVVGRSLLYPANGGVAGAVDRAVSLL, from the coding sequence GTGTCTGAAACAGTCAGCCGGATCGTCACGACGCGGATCCAGGATCCGGGCGCGATCGCCGAAGCCGCCGCGCGCCGCGTCAAGGCGAAGTCCGTGCTGGGTGACAACGGCCGGGCGATGGTCATCGCCGCCGACCACCCGGCGCGGGGCGCGAACGCCGTCGGGGGCGACCCGTCGGCGATGGCCGACCGTGGTGAGCTGCTGGACCGGCTGTGCGTCGCGCTGGAGCGGCCCGGCGTGACCGGGGTGCTCGGCACCGCGGACATCCTCGAAGACCTGCTGCTGCTCGGCGTGCTGGACGGCAAGAGCGTGTTCGGCTCGATGAACCGCGGCGGCCTCGCGGGGTCGTCCTTCGAGATCGACGACCGCTTCACCGGCTACGACGCCGAGGCCATCGCCGCCATGGGGTTCGACGGGGGCAAGATGCTCACGCGCATCGCGCTCGACGACCCGGCTACCGCGTCGGTGCTGGAGAATTCCGCGCGGGCGGTGGACGAGCTGAACGACCGTGAGCTGATCGCCATGGTCGAGCCGTTCCTGTCGCATTGGGCCGACGGCCGGGTCCGCAACGACCTGACCCCGGACGCGGTGATCAAGTCGATCACCATCGCGTCGGGCCTGGGCCGGCGCACCGCGCGCACCTGGCTCAAACTGCCGGTGGTGGACGACATGGAGCGCGTGCTGGCCTCGTCGACGCTGCCGGTGCTGCTGCTCGGTGGTGAGGTCAAGGACGCCGACGCCGCCTTCACTGCTTGGCAGCGGGCGCTCGCGTTGCCGACCGTGCAAGGCCTGGTGGTCGGCCGTTCGCTGCTGTACCCGGCCAACGGCGGCGTCGCCGGCGCGGTCGACCGGGCGGTGAGCCTGCTGTGA
- the iolB gene encoding 5-deoxy-glucuronate isomerase: MSKLHLVNGSTMDGPFATVVTPESAGWGYSGLRVVELPSGGSVKIVTGGAEHLVLPLSGGCRVTCDGESFELTGRTGVFAGPTDFAYLPRDAEATITSDGGGRFALPSARCEERLPARYGPVGNVPTELRGAGNCSRQVNNYCLPQTFDADQLLVCEVLTPGGNWSSYPPHKHDEARDGESELEEIYYFEVAQDGMGYQRVYGTDDRPIDVLAEVRSGDVVLIPHGWHGPSMAAPGYDLYYLNVMAGPGTDRAWLICDDPAHGWVRQSWEGQAADARLPFGGPR; encoded by the coding sequence GTGAGCAAGCTTCATCTGGTCAACGGGTCCACTATGGATGGTCCTTTCGCGACGGTCGTGACACCCGAGTCGGCGGGCTGGGGCTATTCCGGGCTGCGGGTGGTGGAACTGCCTTCCGGCGGCTCGGTGAAGATCGTCACCGGCGGCGCCGAGCACCTGGTCCTGCCCCTGTCCGGCGGCTGCCGCGTCACCTGCGACGGCGAGTCCTTCGAGCTGACCGGCCGCACCGGGGTCTTCGCCGGGCCGACCGACTTCGCCTACCTGCCACGAGACGCCGAAGCGACCATCACCAGCGACGGCGGTGGCCGGTTCGCCCTGCCGTCGGCGCGTTGCGAAGAAAGGCTGCCCGCACGGTACGGGCCGGTCGGGAACGTGCCCACTGAGCTGCGCGGCGCGGGGAACTGCAGCCGCCAGGTCAACAACTACTGCCTGCCGCAAACCTTCGACGCCGACCAGCTGCTGGTCTGTGAGGTACTGACGCCTGGCGGCAACTGGTCGTCATATCCGCCGCACAAGCACGACGAGGCCCGCGACGGCGAAAGCGAGCTCGAAGAGATCTACTACTTCGAGGTCGCCCAGGACGGCATGGGCTACCAACGGGTCTACGGCACGGACGACCGGCCGATCGACGTGCTCGCCGAGGTCCGCTCCGGCGACGTGGTGCTCATCCCGCACGGCTGGCACGGGCCGTCCATGGCCGCGCCGGGTTACGACCTGTACTACCTCAACGTGATGGCCGGGCCAGGCACGGACCGTGCCTGGCTCATCTGCGACGACCCGGCCCACGGCTGGGTCCGGCAGAGCTGGGAAGGCCAGGCCGCCGACGCGCGGCTGCCGTTCGGGGGACCGCGATGA